A genomic segment from Streptomyces sp. NBC_00654 encodes:
- a CDS encoding metallophosphoesterase, whose translation MTSPASPTDAAAHPPYAGGSLLAVSDLHAGVSDNRAIVESLRPESDKDWLIVAGDVAEQPHDIRWALGLLAERFAHVVWTPGNHELWTVDKDPVRLRGQARYEHLVEICRDLGVTTPEDPFPLWPGPDSPVAVAPLFLLYDYTFRAPGARTMEESLAIAHKAGIVCSDEYLLHPDPHAGREDWCRARVAETERRLAAHDPDIPLVLAGHWPLVREPTSVMWYPEFAQWCGTELTADWHRRFNVAAVVYGHLHIPRTTWYDEVRFEEVSIGYPREWRKRGHPRGLLRQILPYEERPAAPDGTPAGGHTPHPYPEGAS comes from the coding sequence ATGACCTCTCCCGCTTCTCCGACCGACGCCGCCGCGCACCCCCCGTACGCGGGCGGCAGCCTTCTCGCGGTGAGCGATCTGCACGCGGGGGTCTCCGACAACCGGGCCATCGTCGAGTCGCTGCGCCCGGAGTCGGACAAGGACTGGCTGATTGTCGCGGGCGATGTGGCGGAGCAGCCGCACGACATCCGGTGGGCGCTCGGACTCCTCGCGGAGCGCTTCGCCCATGTCGTGTGGACCCCCGGCAACCACGAGTTGTGGACCGTGGACAAGGACCCCGTACGGCTGCGCGGGCAGGCCCGCTACGAGCACCTCGTCGAGATCTGCCGGGACCTCGGGGTGACGACGCCCGAAGACCCGTTCCCCCTGTGGCCCGGCCCGGACAGCCCGGTGGCGGTGGCCCCGCTCTTCCTCCTGTACGACTACACCTTCCGTGCCCCCGGCGCCCGCACGATGGAGGAATCGCTGGCGATCGCGCACAAGGCGGGCATCGTCTGCAGCGACGAGTACCTCCTGCACCCCGACCCCCATGCCGGCCGGGAGGACTGGTGCCGGGCGCGGGTCGCCGAGACGGAGAGAAGACTGGCCGCCCACGACCCGGACATCCCGCTGGTGCTCGCCGGACACTGGCCCCTCGTCCGGGAACCCACCTCGGTGATGTGGTACCCGGAGTTCGCCCAGTGGTGCGGTACCGAGCTCACCGCCGACTGGCACCGCCGGTTCAACGTCGCGGCCGTCGTCTACGGACACCTCCACATCCCCCGTACGACGTGGTACGACGAGGTGCGCTTCGAGGAGGTCTCGATCGGCTATCCCCGGGAGTGGCGCAAGCGCGGCCACCCACGTGGCCTGCTGAGACAGATCCTCCCGTACGAGGAACGCCCCGCGGCCCCGGACGGCACCCCCGCCGGCGGACACACACCGCACCCCTACCCCGAAGGTGCCTCGTGA
- a CDS encoding MraY family glycosyltransferase, translated as MGIITSGAVALFITALLTAGIRRAVLRRGAVARPDGRPPRVRPAYLGGPAAVLSVTAVTWAGTGLGLAEPGTSVLPLLAASGAVAAVGLVHDLRPLGSWPRLAAQTAAAVAVVSFSGLSPAAGVLGMVWIVFLTNAFSMLDNSDGALGTVCAVTAAGLLVCAAADGRSGVVLLLTALIAALIALLAHGQHPARLFPGACGSQFTGFVLAGCAVLVHASAPPERAAWTALPVLTLVAVTDTVLVLVSRRRASRPMLPDRTDHIAHRLRRVRLTKPGVAVVLGLGAVAATLTATLVYTGQLPPWAGLLPTAGALLAVVALLRIPAYANGIPRPPRSPRPAKVPPAPASPAAVPGARPTTPPATGGRPAAELAGDRR; from the coding sequence GTGGGGATCATCACTTCCGGTGCGGTCGCGCTGTTCATCACGGCGTTACTCACCGCAGGCATCCGCAGGGCGGTACTCCGGCGCGGAGCGGTGGCACGCCCGGACGGCCGCCCGCCGCGCGTCCGCCCGGCGTACCTGGGCGGACCGGCGGCCGTCCTGAGCGTCACCGCCGTCACCTGGGCCGGAACCGGGCTGGGCCTCGCGGAACCGGGCACGTCCGTCCTGCCCCTGCTCGCCGCGTCCGGCGCCGTCGCCGCGGTCGGGCTCGTCCATGATCTGCGACCGCTCGGCAGCTGGCCGCGACTGGCCGCGCAGACGGCCGCCGCGGTCGCGGTGGTGTCCTTCTCCGGGCTGTCACCGGCCGCGGGTGTGCTCGGCATGGTCTGGATCGTGTTCCTCACCAACGCCTTCAGCATGCTGGACAACTCCGACGGCGCGCTGGGCACCGTCTGTGCCGTCACGGCGGCCGGCCTGCTCGTCTGCGCCGCCGCCGACGGCCGGTCCGGCGTGGTCCTTCTGCTGACCGCCCTCATCGCCGCCCTCATCGCCCTGCTGGCCCACGGCCAGCACCCCGCGCGGCTCTTCCCCGGAGCGTGCGGCTCCCAGTTCACCGGCTTCGTCCTGGCCGGCTGTGCGGTGCTCGTCCACGCGTCGGCACCGCCGGAGCGCGCCGCGTGGACGGCACTGCCGGTGCTGACCCTGGTGGCCGTCACCGACACGGTGCTCGTGCTGGTTTCACGCCGGCGGGCCTCCCGGCCGATGCTTCCTGACCGCACTGATCACATCGCCCACCGGCTGCGCCGCGTACGCCTCACCAAGCCGGGCGTGGCGGTCGTCCTGGGGCTCGGCGCGGTTGCCGCGACGCTCACCGCCACCCTCGTGTACACGGGGCAGTTGCCCCCGTGGGCCGGGCTCCTGCCGACGGCGGGTGCGCTGCTCGCCGTTGTGGCACTGCTCAGGATCCCGGCGTACGCGAACGGGATCCCGCGCCCGCCGCGGAGCCCGCGCCCCGCGAAGGTCCCCCCGGCGCCCGCTTCCCCCGCCGCCGTACCCGGTGCCCGCCCGACCACGCCGCCCGCGACCGGCGGCCGGCCCGCCGCCGAACTCGCGGGAGACAGAAGGTGA
- a CDS encoding 4'-phosphopantetheinyl transferase, with product MIDRLLPGYVSCAATRRETVPDGILFPEEEELVARSVPKRVNDFTTARACARRAMAGLGLPPVAVLRGRRGAPLWPAGIIGSLTHCEGYRAAALARATDALSLGIDAEPNAPLPAGVADMISLPSERRWNAPPPAPGDDGAVHWDRLLFSAKESVFKAWYPVTGTELDFDEAEITFDRAAGGRAMEGTFAARLLRTDPALPLTLDGRWRVEDGIAATAVLVPHG from the coding sequence GTGATCGACCGGCTGCTCCCCGGGTACGTCTCCTGCGCCGCCACCCGCCGGGAAACGGTGCCGGACGGAATCCTCTTCCCCGAGGAGGAGGAACTGGTGGCCAGGAGCGTGCCCAAGCGCGTCAACGACTTCACGACCGCCCGCGCCTGCGCCCGCCGGGCCATGGCGGGCCTCGGCCTGCCGCCCGTGGCGGTACTGCGCGGCCGGCGCGGGGCCCCGCTGTGGCCCGCGGGGATCATCGGCAGTCTCACGCACTGCGAGGGCTACCGGGCGGCGGCGCTGGCACGGGCCACGGACGCCCTGAGCCTGGGCATCGACGCCGAGCCGAACGCCCCCCTGCCCGCCGGAGTGGCGGACATGATCTCGCTGCCTTCGGAGCGTCGCTGGAACGCGCCGCCGCCCGCCCCGGGCGACGACGGCGCCGTGCACTGGGACCGGCTGCTCTTCAGCGCCAAGGAGAGTGTCTTCAAGGCGTGGTACCCGGTCACCGGGACCGAACTCGACTTCGACGAGGCGGAGATCACCTTCGACCGGGCCGCCGGCGGCCGGGCCATGGAGGGCACGTTCGCGGCGCGCCTGCTGCGAACCGACCCGGCTCTGCCGCTGACGCTGGACGGCAGATGGCGGGTCGAGGACGGCATCGCCGCCACGGCCGTCCTGGTGCCGCACGGCTGA